Genomic segment of Populus nigra chromosome 6, ddPopNigr1.1, whole genome shotgun sequence:
CCCACCCCAGCCTTTGCCATACCTCCGCCTATGCATGTGATGCAACATTTTAACTCGATCTAGAGTTTCTAGCCATTGAATAAACATTTAAGTATTCGTTTTTATTACTAAGAACGACATATTGCTGTTATTTTGTGTAATTTCAGACCTTTTGTTATAAATCACAACAAATGAAATCTAATCTAGTCTCAAATTCTCTATGTGCACAAGTTAGCGCGAGAATACTATCAAATCAATGgggttaaataatattttccgGCGGATCAGGTTAATTTGCACGAGAGCAACattaaatataactttaaaaggtatgagttttatttatttattgtgcaagactttattgttaataattttacaTATTATTGTGGatgaactataaaaaaaaataaaaattgatttgatattcaattttttttcaggcATGATTCAGTATTAATTAAAGgccaaaataaaacttaaactcCATATATCTACAGAAAGCTGTGTCTAATTTATATCACCAAAAGTCTGCAAATGTACAGGACATTGTTTTGAATTCACGAGGGTGTTAGTTGAGCCCTGTGTTGTACCTCAACAGTAAATTTCCCTCAATAAGTAACCAAGAGTTCTCTTTCTCTTATCTAAAATTAATATGCTTTGGATAAcagccattttttttcttcagtgcTTCAGGGTGCTTTGCTCTTTTCAGTGCGGAGTGAAACTTTTAGGCTAGGTTAGCGCAGTTAGCAGTCCAAATAATGATATGCCCAGATTAGAATTGGAGCCCTCTTTAGGACTTCCCTAGCTGAGATGGGAATTTTTGTTTTACTGTATTTCCACGTAATGACGTCCCAAATTGGTCATTAAAGATTGTAGAAGCTTTTTCTATTGTCTCTATATTTCGGGGTGTGTGAAAAGATTACTTTCTGCTCTTGCAAGTTAAGTTGACGTAGCAATTGGAATCTTTCCTAATTGTAGATCTCAGTTTTCTTTACGAAATCTTTTGTGATTAGACGTAGGAAGGTGGGGTCCTTCTTTCGTTGcttttgatttatgaaaatCTTTCATTCATGAAAAGGAAGAGGGTAACTTGATACACACCGCGTTTTTTTGACGTGAGACGTGACAGTTTTACCTAGGATAGAAGGATAGAGACTAGATGCTTTGGCCCCGTCATCAATTTTTCTGGTGGATTAGTCTCACCAGCAAATTACAACATTTTCTTTGCCTTCATGTATTTGCGGCAATTTCCTTTTCATcctctcatttttgttttgtttgtttctccTTGATAAAAAGTTCGTGGCAGAAACATAGAGTCATGGTCATCAAAATCCTCCATCAGCAGAATCCCAGCATGAAAATTCTATCCAAGTGGATTAGAATCAAGATAGTCCCCTGAATATAGTTTTTATACATCTTGactgatttttttcaatgtgtgtAAGCTCTAAGCATCCGTGGTTATCCCATCTATGGGAGGATAATTTATCGTCTGTATTCACCAGAATGTGTTTGACAGTTATAGGTTTTCCCTCACCTGAACAGAATTTGCTGGTAATCTGTTCCTCTTTCGTAGATAGGCCATTGATGTGCTCAATAAAATTTAGCGTTGATAATATTCTAAACATTTGATCGGgaatttttgaaagataaagAGGAATGGACTTCACATGCAGTGGTGGGAAGATACCATGGTCAAGTAGATCAAGGAGAGACttgtttgttttggtgtatCTGGAAATGAAAAGGACCAAAAACAGTAGAGAAATTTTGGTGATTTGCATGCTGATGGGTATCAATGCATTGAGCAAGCAATGGAATTTTGAAATTCTGAACAACGAAGTTGAGGATACTAATGGTCGCCGGAGGGCACTTAGACAAATGTTATTGGGATGTTCATTCAGAGAGGTGGCAAGCTAACACAGATAAGCAAGCACAGTTTACCAAAAattcctcttccttttctttttatatgagcTGGTTATGAAAATGTAGCTAGTGTTGCCAGATTCGCGTCATATCTGAGAACGATCTGAAATAATAGAGCTGAAGATAACCCATGTTAACAGAAGCCAAACCAGCtgagatgaatttattttatgtaataacTTACAAACACAACGCCTTTTGACAAGACCCAAATATCAAACTTATCAAACAGCATAGGAACATTGATATGCTGTAAGTTTGTTATGACAGAAAACTGAGACTTACTGGCCTCCGTATAACCAGAACTCAGCATTTTGCTTCACATGATAGCAGCACTATGACGGTGAAGTCCTCAAACTGCAGGTTTCTTCACAACAAGAACAGGGCACTTGGCATTGTGCACACAGTAGTTGCTGACACTTCCCAGAAAAGCCCTGCCccaaaaaacttgagttaaataAGTCATTTGTAAGTTTTAGTCTATCTTGGTGCAGTGCAGACTGCAGAGGCACCCGTGTTTGCACACAATAGCACAATGatagtttataaaaataaacctgCTACACAGCTCTACAAGTTAAAGATACAAGACTTGTTTTGCAttcaattacattttgaaaTGAATGacataccttttctttttcttcttttttattctgtAAGGAtacatgaaaaaagaaggatGCGTATACCATTTCAGAAGAAAAAACTAACCTCTGCACAGGTCCCCGATTATGGCTACCTAAAACAAGTAGTTGGATGTTGAGCTTTTCTACAGCTTCACATATTGCCTCTTTAGGATCCCCAATTTCTGTCATTATCTCTACATCGACCTTTAGGAAGACAAAAGAGTATCAACATTTCTGCTTATAACAACAGGCATAAATACTTGATGTGCAGCCTGCTTGTACTTGCATGCTTTTTTATGTGTGTATGAAggaatttcaatttatttctcaaCTACAGGGGCTTCAATTTACTCACTCAATCAACATGTTGTATAAATCATGTACAATAACCATCAACAAATTCATTCTACAAGCAGAATGCTTTAATAACGAACAGTTAATAAATGTAAGAAACCATTACCCTATGTCTGGCACAAATATCTTTAGCTTTATCCAACAGAATtaatgcaatcttttttttattctcttgtaTGGATGCAACCAAATCCGCagctgcaaaaaagaaaaaaaaactatactctGAAGTATCatacaaatgaaaaacaaaataaagagagaTTATTATTGTTGCAATTAAGTTAATCTAAATGGGTTGAAATATGctttaaactcttttttttaaaataaacttgttCGCTTTTTTTATGATTACTGCTAAAAGAAATGAATGTTCATTAAGGAAATAAGAAGGAACTTACGAGCAGTGCCAAAAGTGGAAGCATGGAGATAACCCAGATCAGAATTAGGCTGTGCAGTGAAGATGATAACATTAGAGTCAGCGATGGAACCTCTTAGCTTATCAAGAAACCATTCAAGTGTATAGTGGCTGCTCTCACTATCATCTATTGCCACCATCACCTTCTTCTTTTCACTATCTTTTCCCTGTTCCATTATTCTATTATAGCAGAACAGCGCTCTAGTTCTCTCTTTATTTAAGGCAATGAAGTCTCTCTAGCTATAGGTTCCCAGTAATATATTAAAGGCTGGTGGTTATGATCATGTGCTTCACTGACCACAATGGTGGGATATTTTTGGACTAATTCGATTACACTGCAATATTTTGTagaattgtagttttttttttggttgaaatgtAGAATTGTAGTTGAATacagttttgttttttgggtcTTACCAAACAATCAAACCAAACTGGTGTTGCAGTTGACAATAGTTACGCCAGTTAGTTGAGTTTGGATAATGATGTATTAAACACAGAAATTTGCTGCCCACATCCTCCTCCGTCGCCTCCATCTCTatcataagaaaaagaaaatacggTCGGCTTTTGACATGTCGTTTGGGAATAACGGTGGCACAAACTTTCTAGCGCTTTCCCTTACTTTAGAGGTCTAACCCAAATCTATCCTCTGATGGGAATACAACACAGAAAGAAGATCCCACCCATTTGAAGATTATAGTCCTTTTGGGCCTCCTCACACCATTTATCTCCACAACGTGCATGGATGGACCGCTAAGATTGATGAtacctccttttcttttccaggaaaaaaatgGGGGTCAATTTATTGTCCTCCAACTTTCGAGCTCTGAAAAAGTATAGCAATTTAAGTGACTCCTGAAATAATGTTCCTTCGAAGGAGAATACGCTTTGTTCCTGTAAAATTGTGTAATACACATGACTACAAGCATGGTATAGCCAGAACCGAGAATGATTGCCATGACAAACATTCATAGCTGGACTATACCATGCTCCTAGCCTCTAAATATTTGATATCCATCGTTTTTCCCATCTACTGAAATTCAAATCTATGACAACAACTCAGCTCTTCATTTTACACCTTAATTAACTGAATCTTTTTcactaaaagaacaaaaaataaatgaaaattttgtgtGGTATTTTCTATGCTTAATTCAATCAAGCAATGGATTTAATTCTCTAAGATGAGTGATAAAAATGTTTGCAACTTACTAATAACGAAGAAAAAAGCCTGTTTACAACTAAGAACGTGAACATAATcagaaattatatattaaaagtgcTAACATTCTCTTCGATGCGAACTAACATAATTAATCAGAGACGCGAAAGAGGTgtacaaatttgataaattacaaGCAACATTACTTTCCATTCGTGGTCAAGAGGTTTCCAAGGTATACTAGATGTAATTCTATGAGTACTATCCTATTACCTTcatcattttttgttctttttggttAAGTTCATCCTCTAATTATTCTTAGTCAATTGCAAGTGAAACCGAGAATTATCTTACCAATTACAATTGGTAATGAATAACAAATTTGTCTGATTTCTTGTCACAATAAATTTACTTAAGACTCCTCATGCCGAAGGAACTGAACAAATTTAGATCTGAATTCAGGTGGAATGCGAACTGGATGATATTTTTTGTCAAGCCAGACAGCCGTTGCTTTTGCTTCCAGAATAGGCTGCAGAAAATGCAATTAGAGCTACTGAGATTTTGAGAATATACAGGACAAATCCTTAAGACATGTACCCTAATTGTAAGGATGATAATAAATTACCTCTTCATTTGGCAGTCTGAAAATGAAGTGTTCAAAGTATAGGCGAGCAGCAGAGGAACCAGAGATCCTTACCTTTACAACAAACCTGTCTCCACTCTAGAGGCGCACCAACAAGAAAGGAATATTACTAAAATTTACCAGAAACAAGTTTTAGATGTTGCATTTACTAGTGGCAGCACACATATTGCAAAACACACTGACCAAACTTTCCAATCAAGCACGGAGCAAGTGTTTTATCATAGTTGCATTGTAACAGATGCACATGAAAGT
This window contains:
- the LOC133695658 gene encoding universal stress protein A-like protein → MEQGKDSEKKKVMVAIDDSESSHYTLEWFLDKLRGSIADSNVIIFTAQPNSDLGYLHASTFGTAPADLVASIQENKKKIALILLDKAKDICARHRVDVEIMTEIGDPKEAICEAVEKLNIQLLVLGSHNRGPVQRAFLGSVSNYCVHNAKCPVLVVKKPAV